One segment of Nostoc flagelliforme CCNUN1 DNA contains the following:
- a CDS encoding c-type heme family protein — protein MLKNLNLKQKFTILLLVILTFGLSLSGFALSSLLRENAKQDISSTGLMLMQTMSSVRKYTNTQVNPELADKLETEFLPQSVPAYSAREVFDILRKTPDYRDFFYKEATLNPTNLRDKADGYETEIVERFRNKSDLKELSGFRSIPGGDIFYIARPLPVSEQSCLVCHSVPEAAPPSMINLYGTANGFGWKLNEIVGAQIITVPANNVINKAHQSSLLIILIVSTIFIATILLVNFFLNRQVVMPLKRMTRIAEEVSTGHMDVEFEQMSNDEIGNLAKAFKRMQLSLEMAMKRIKRTQGGIGD, from the coding sequence ATGCTAAAGAATCTGAACCTGAAACAAAAGTTTACAATTTTGCTACTGGTAATTCTGACATTCGGTTTGAGCTTGAGTGGATTTGCTCTTTCTTCTCTGCTTAGAGAGAATGCTAAACAAGATATTAGCTCAACAGGTCTCATGCTCATGCAAACCATGAGTTCTGTTCGGAAATACACCAATACTCAAGTTAATCCAGAGCTAGCTGATAAATTGGAAACTGAGTTTTTGCCGCAAAGTGTGCCTGCATACTCAGCACGGGAGGTATTTGATATTTTACGGAAAACACCAGACTACCGTGACTTCTTTTATAAAGAAGCAACTCTCAATCCTACAAATCTTCGGGATAAGGCTGACGGTTATGAGACGGAAATTGTAGAAAGGTTCAGAAATAAATCAGACCTTAAAGAACTGAGTGGATTTCGCTCAATTCCTGGTGGCGATATCTTTTATATTGCTCGTCCCTTACCAGTTTCTGAACAAAGTTGTCTGGTCTGTCATAGTGTACCCGAAGCTGCACCTCCAAGTATGATTAATCTTTATGGTACAGCTAATGGATTTGGGTGGAAGCTGAATGAAATTGTCGGCGCTCAGATTATTACAGTACCAGCAAATAACGTTATCAACAAAGCCCATCAGTCTTCGTTACTAATTATTCTAATTGTATCAACTATTTTTATAGCTACTATCCTGTTAGTAAACTTTTTCTTGAATCGACAAGTTGTTATGCCTCTCAAACGCATGACTCGCATCGCCGAAGAAGTTAGTACTGGACATATGGATGTTGAATTCGAGCAGATGTCTAATGATGAAATCGGTAATTTGGCTAAAGCCTTTAAACGGATGCAGTTAAGTTTAGAAATGGCAATGAAAAGAATCAAACGCACTCAGGGAGGTATAGGAGACTAA
- a CDS encoding serine/threonine-protein kinase, giving the protein MSQSPMTRPEIAAGTLIDNRYIIQKLLGQGGLGRTYLAFDTRRFNEACVLKEFAPIGTGESGLEQYRNLFKREAKILHQLQHPQIPKFLACFEGDGRLFLVQEYVDGKTYSRLLGELQRQKRNFSEEEVIEWLKNLLPVLEYVHQHNIIHRDISPDNIMLPDGKDLPVLIDFGVGKQIADMNEGRSPNSQVTFVGKMSLVGKVGYAPREQISLGLCSPSSDLYALGVTAIVLLTGRDPSLLMDQYSLEWNWRYYTYVTDGFAQVLDQMLADRPNKRYQTAREVVIDLERIREPEVVMSPAIMLDDLPPTVFNPEFQAMSAISQSYNQPGETIFSSPTSPTIPQNGRIKEQQPSLQRAFLKHCQQELAYHIGPMANLVMEEILDENPYISPDQFVELIAREIPDFQAAFEFKKSLFS; this is encoded by the coding sequence ATGTCACAGTCCCCTATGACAAGACCAGAAATAGCTGCTGGAACTCTAATCGATAACCGCTATATTATTCAAAAACTTCTGGGGCAGGGAGGATTGGGGCGAACTTACTTGGCCTTTGACACTCGTCGGTTTAATGAAGCTTGTGTTCTCAAGGAGTTTGCGCCCATTGGCACAGGGGAGAGTGGGCTGGAACAATATCGCAACTTATTTAAAAGAGAGGCAAAAATTCTTCATCAATTGCAACATCCTCAAATTCCCAAGTTTTTAGCTTGCTTTGAAGGAGATGGTCGGTTATTCCTAGTACAAGAGTATGTTGACGGTAAAACATATTCTAGGCTGCTGGGAGAACTTCAACGTCAAAAAAGAAACTTTTCTGAAGAAGAAGTTATAGAGTGGCTAAAAAATCTGCTACCTGTTTTGGAATATGTTCACCAGCACAACATTATCCATCGAGATATTTCGCCTGATAACATCATGTTACCTGATGGCAAGGATCTGCCAGTGCTGATTGATTTCGGTGTAGGCAAGCAAATTGCTGACATGAATGAAGGGAGAAGTCCTAACAGCCAGGTGACCTTTGTTGGCAAAATGTCCCTTGTCGGCAAAGTGGGATATGCTCCCCGCGAACAGATTAGCTTGGGTTTATGTTCCCCCTCTAGTGACCTTTATGCTTTGGGAGTAACAGCTATTGTACTGCTTACAGGTAGAGATCCATCCTTACTAATGGATCAATATTCTTTAGAATGGAACTGGCGTTATTATACCTATGTTACTGATGGGTTCGCTCAAGTACTTGATCAAATGTTGGCAGATAGACCTAACAAGCGATACCAAACAGCTAGGGAAGTTGTTATTGATTTAGAGCGGATTAGAGAACCAGAAGTAGTAATGTCTCCTGCAATCATGCTTGATGATTTGCCCCCCACCGTATTTAATCCTGAATTTCAGGCTATGTCGGCAATATCGCAGTCATACAACCAACCTGGAGAAACAATTTTTAGTTCACCTACTTCACCGACTATTCCGCAAAATGGGCGAATTAAAGAACAGCAACCTTCGCTCCAACGAGCATTTCTCAAACATTGTCAGCAAGAGTTAGCTTACCACATTGGGCCAATGGCAAATCTAGTTATGGAAGAAATATTAGATGAAAATCCTTACATTTCACCTGACCAATTTGTTGAACTCATAGCCAGGGAAATTCCTGACTTTCAAGCAGCTTTTGAATTCAAAAAAAGCTTATTCTCATAA
- a CDS encoding DUF2283 domain-containing protein produces MKLTYDPRYNIAYIYLQEKTAQVETIQVSEKMNVDIAPDGTIYGIELLNANHQLGVDEQGKLIVVNEALGESAEIKLLL; encoded by the coding sequence ATGAAACTTACTTACGATCCAAGATACAACATAGCTTATATCTATCTCCAAGAAAAAACTGCACAGGTAGAAACAATTCAAGTCAGCGAAAAAATGAATGTAGACATTGCTCCCGATGGCACAATTTATGGAATTGAATTGCTCAATGCTAACCACCAGTTAGGTGTTGATGAACAGGGTAAGTTAATCGTAGTCAATGAAGCATTAGGAGAATCTGCGGAAATTAAGTTGTTACTATAA
- a CDS encoding cofactor assembly of complex C subunit B has product MTKPDPNRVLRRLPIVVGGLGAVLLLINRLLTPELTQSQSRGDVVGVILSAVLILTGLIWQQVQPRSPDTVELIGEEGFVLAADLPEAVKTELAWASRLLLTNTVTRSLVVYYQGKVLLRRGILGTKSEVVPGVILKQVLEKQKPIYLVALKVYPGRFEFDYLPENTQGVICQPIGKQGALILGANAPRSYTKQDENWIAGIADKLAVTLGS; this is encoded by the coding sequence ATGACCAAACCAGATCCTAATCGAGTTTTGCGGCGTCTACCCATTGTCGTGGGTGGGCTAGGCGCTGTACTTTTGCTGATTAACCGTTTATTGACACCAGAATTAACCCAGTCTCAATCGCGTGGAGATGTGGTAGGCGTGATTTTGAGTGCGGTGTTAATTTTGACGGGTTTAATTTGGCAGCAAGTTCAGCCGCGATCGCCTGATACTGTAGAACTAATTGGAGAAGAAGGTTTTGTACTAGCAGCAGATTTACCTGAAGCTGTGAAAACAGAGCTAGCCTGGGCATCTCGTTTATTGTTGACCAATACAGTAACGCGATCGCTGGTGGTTTATTATCAAGGTAAAGTTTTGTTGCGTCGCGGAATTCTAGGTACTAAATCTGAGGTTGTACCAGGAGTAATCTTAAAACAGGTACTCGAAAAACAAAAGCCGATTTATCTAGTTGCGCTAAAAGTATATCCAGGTAGATTTGAATTTGATTATTTACCAGAAAATACTCAAGGTGTAATTTGTCAACCTATTGGTAAGCAAGGTGCCCTAATTTTGGGGGCGAATGCTCCTCGCAGTTACACCAAACAAGATGAAAACTGGATTGCTGGAATTGCTGATAAATTAGCCGTTACTCTTGGCTCTTAG
- a CDS encoding DUF456 domain-containing protein, which produces MQIIYWLLLAVMLVGIIGAVVPAIPGSSLILIAIIVWGIVSSSFAAIKIPLIVTVIVLLLSVGVDFLASYVGAKQAGASKWGQIGAIVGLVVGFLGLLPTLPFGGPLLGILLGPLLGAIIGEYLYRREFRLAVKAGIGIVVGSLVGNLIQGLLAIAAVVVFVVTTWPQVFGS; this is translated from the coding sequence ATGCAAATTATTTATTGGCTATTACTGGCTGTAATGCTTGTAGGTATCATTGGTGCTGTAGTTCCTGCCATTCCTGGTAGCAGCTTAATTTTAATTGCAATTATCGTCTGGGGAATCGTTAGTAGTTCCTTTGCAGCTATCAAGATTCCCCTAATTGTGACGGTTATAGTTTTACTGCTCAGTGTCGGAGTGGATTTTTTAGCTAGTTATGTGGGAGCAAAACAAGCTGGAGCTAGCAAGTGGGGACAAATTGGCGCAATTGTCGGTTTGGTGGTGGGATTTTTGGGATTATTGCCAACTTTGCCTTTTGGTGGCCCACTGTTAGGAATTTTACTAGGCCCGCTTTTGGGAGCAATTATCGGTGAGTATCTTTACCGACGTGAATTTAGGTTGGCGGTTAAGGCGGGTATAGGAATTGTAGTCGGCTCTTTAGTTGGAAATTTGATTCAAGGGTTGTTAGCGATCGCCGCAGTTGTAGTTTTCGTTGTGACTACTTGGCCGCAGGTATTTGGCTCTTAG
- a CDS encoding serine/threonine-protein kinase — protein sequence MVWNAGKSLFGGRYIIESQLGEGGIGITYLARNQRNQLRVIKTLKEEILNHPAWILHRNKLRQDFRDEVVRLAVCHHPHIVQIETIFDEGNLPCMVMEYIEGEDLGQRLRRMGVLSEAEALLYIRQIGDALTLIHSKGLLHRDLKPRNIMIRIDKSEAVLIDFGIAREFIPNMIQRHTVYRTPGFAPPEQYESEAPRGEYIDIYALAATLYNLLTAVIPTSADDRRHNVNLEPPQYFNPKISDRVNQAIMCGMDLESTYRPQSVQEWLDLLGPDSGENIAPISSTLLITPKLKPPPPVVLDQQKWQCVQTLKGHSSMVHAIAISSDGQLIASGSNDHTIKLWQLGTGKLVRQLGRWSSGHSSMVHSVAFSPISPNLSYQGESGKSAGVANLNSQILASGSWDNTIKLWDVNTGKEIRTLTGHTNWVNSVAFSPDGKFLASGSVDCTIKLWQVHTGIETQTLIGHSDSVSSVAYSPTTPATNSKDRQIVASGSTDYTIKLWQVYTGRNICTLSGHSFFVNGIAFSKDGEIIASGSGDNTIKLWHVNTGREIRTLIGHSDSVWSVAFSHDGQFLASGSWDNTIKLWHVHSGREISTLIGHSSYVRCVVFSANGQTLVSGGDDDTIKIWRRG from the coding sequence ATGGTGTGGAATGCAGGAAAGTCTTTATTCGGTGGACGCTACATTATTGAAAGCCAACTAGGCGAAGGCGGAATTGGCATTACTTATCTTGCCAGAAATCAACGGAATCAACTGCGAGTGATTAAAACCCTTAAAGAAGAAATCCTGAATCACCCTGCCTGGATACTCCACCGAAACAAGTTACGGCAAGACTTCCGTGATGAAGTAGTTCGGCTGGCTGTGTGTCACCATCCTCATATAGTACAGATAGAAACCATCTTTGATGAGGGAAATTTGCCCTGCATGGTGATGGAGTACATCGAAGGCGAAGACTTAGGACAGCGCCTGAGACGGATGGGGGTGCTATCGGAAGCAGAAGCGCTACTGTATATCAGACAAATTGGGGACGCTTTGACCTTAATTCACTCTAAAGGCCTCCTGCATCGGGATCTCAAACCACGTAATATTATGATCCGCATTGATAAATCAGAAGCAGTGCTGATAGACTTTGGCATCGCTAGAGAATTTATTCCCAATATGATTCAAAGGCATACAGTATATCGTACTCCTGGTTTTGCCCCACCTGAGCAGTATGAATCAGAAGCGCCACGAGGAGAATACATTGATATCTACGCCTTAGCTGCTACTTTGTATAATTTGCTTACCGCAGTTATACCAACGAGTGCAGATGATAGACGTCACAATGTTAATTTAGAACCACCACAATATTTTAATCCTAAGATCAGCGACAGGGTAAATCAGGCTATTATGTGCGGGATGGATTTGGAGTCAACCTATCGTCCCCAGTCTGTGCAGGAGTGGTTGGATTTATTGGGCCCTGATAGCGGCGAGAACATAGCACCAATATCATCTACCTTGCTGATAACGCCTAAACTTAAACCACCTCCACCTGTTGTATTAGATCAACAGAAGTGGCAATGTGTACAGACCCTCAAAGGTCATTCTAGTATGGTTCATGCGATCGCCATTAGCTCAGACGGGCAATTGATTGCTAGTGGCAGTAATGACCATACTATTAAACTTTGGCAACTAGGTACTGGCAAGCTAGTGCGTCAACTGGGTCGTTGGTCTTCTGGTCATTCCAGTATGGTTCATTCCGTCGCCTTTAGCCCAATCTCTCCAAACCTTTCTTATCAAGGTGAGTCAGGCAAATCTGCGGGAGTTGCAAACCTGAACTCGCAAATCTTAGCTAGCGGTAGTTGGGATAACACCATCAAATTGTGGGATGTAAACACAGGCAAAGAAATTCGTACTCTCACTGGTCATACTAATTGGGTAAATTCCGTTGCCTTTAGTCCAGATGGCAAATTTCTGGCTAGTGGCAGTGTTGACTGCACAATTAAACTATGGCAAGTACACACAGGCATAGAAACCCAAACTCTCATAGGACATTCTGACTCAGTTTCGTCAGTTGCCTACTCTCCAACAACGCCTGCAACGAATAGCAAAGATAGACAGATTGTGGCTAGTGGCAGTACTGATTACACCATCAAATTATGGCAAGTATACACAGGCAGAAACATTTGCACATTATCAGGCCATTCCTTCTTCGTCAACGGTATCGCCTTTAGCAAGGATGGGGAAATTATTGCCAGTGGCAGTGGTGACAACACAATTAAACTGTGGCATGTAAATACAGGTAGAGAAATTCGTACTCTCATTGGTCATTCTGATTCAGTTTGGTCAGTTGCCTTTAGCCATGATGGGCAATTTCTCGCTAGTGGCAGTTGGGACAATACTATTAAACTGTGGCACGTACACAGTGGCAGAGAAATCAGTACACTTATAGGGCATTCCAGCTATGTTCGATGCGTCGTCTTCAGTGCCAATGGTCAAACCCTAGTTAGCGGTGGTGATGACGATACTATAAAGATTTGGCGACGGGGGTAA
- a CDS encoding histidine kinase, translating to MRQGGGGAGGAGEAGEAGEAGGEELLIIVQCPMPNAQCPMPND from the coding sequence ATGAGGCAGGGGGGAGGGGGAGCAGGGGGAGCAGGGGAAGCAGGGGAGGCAGGGGAAGCAGGGGGAGAAGAACTATTAATTATTGTCCAATGCCCAATGCCCAATGCCCAATGCCCAATGCCCAATGACTAA
- a CDS encoding Uma2 family endonuclease encodes MTTLTQDYQITWEKLPDDYKLPDDPVDNINQPALAAALTESLQLAGKISTNTLTTTNYGICATLNNKMVIKAPDWAFIAKINVSREEVTRSYTPQLQGDIPVIVMEFISDTQETEYSIKATYPPGKWFFYERILKVPNYIIFEPDSGSIEMYRLENIEQYILQEPNENQRYWIAEMNLYLGVWQGTRENRAGKWLRWWDEQGNLLPWGSELAEQERQRAEQERQRAERLAAQLRAAGIEPEV; translated from the coding sequence ATGACAACTCTCACCCAAGACTACCAAATCACTTGGGAAAAACTACCCGATGATTACAAACTCCCAGATGATCCAGTGGACAATATCAATCAACCAGCCTTAGCTGCTGCACTGACGGAAAGCCTACAATTAGCTGGAAAAATTTCAACTAACACTCTAACAACAACTAATTACGGCATTTGTGCCACCCTAAACAACAAAATGGTCATTAAAGCCCCTGATTGGGCTTTTATTGCCAAAATTAATGTTAGTAGAGAAGAAGTAACACGCAGTTACACACCTCAATTACAGGGTGACATTCCCGTAATTGTAATGGAATTTATTTCCGATACACAGGAGACAGAATATTCTATCAAAGCGACATATCCCCCAGGAAAATGGTTTTTCTACGAGCGCATCTTAAAAGTGCCAAACTACATCATCTTTGAGCCAGATAGCGGCAGTATCGAAATGTATCGCTTAGAAAACATAGAACAGTACATTTTGCAAGAGCCTAATGAAAATCAACGCTACTGGATAGCAGAAATGAATCTTTACCTTGGGGTGTGGCAAGGTACTCGTGAAAACCGCGCCGGAAAGTGGTTGCGGTGGTGGGATGAACAAGGAAACCTTTTACCTTGGGGTTCCGAATTAGCCGAACAGGAACGCCAACGCGCTGAACAAGAACGCCAACGCGCTGAACGACTAGCAGCACAATTGCGGGCGGCGGGCATTGAGCCAGAAGTGTGA
- a CDS encoding Uma2 family endonuclease, giving the protein MTSSPHYIPQSDPPLPPWETLPTMYDLPSDNPEEPGLPDDFHFLQPLLLYLTFQPINWNPELVYSAADLNLYYDLQHPLWYKRPDWFGVVGVGKLYKGQDLRLSYVTWQEPVNPFVVVELLSPGTEDEDLGTRRESAADKPPSKWEVYERILRIPYYVVFSRYTNELRAFQLVGGHYEPINLAQGRLLMPEIDLSLGLWQGSFRDIERLWLRWFTLAGELIPAPTEEAAAATERAMIAEQEATEARQEAAQAKRKAEQLAERLRHLGVNPDELQ; this is encoded by the coding sequence ATGACTTCTTCTCCTCACTATATTCCTCAATCTGACCCGCCGCTTCCTCCTTGGGAAACGCTACCAACGATGTATGATTTACCAAGTGATAACCCAGAGGAACCAGGCTTGCCAGACGATTTTCACTTTTTACAACCCTTACTTTTATACTTAACTTTTCAGCCAATTAACTGGAATCCCGAACTAGTTTACAGTGCGGCTGACCTTAATCTCTACTATGATTTACAGCATCCTTTGTGGTATAAACGCCCAGATTGGTTTGGTGTAGTAGGTGTAGGAAAGTTATACAAAGGGCAAGACTTACGGTTAAGTTATGTAACTTGGCAAGAGCCAGTAAATCCCTTTGTGGTTGTTGAGTTATTATCTCCAGGTACGGAAGACGAAGATTTAGGCACAAGAAGAGAAAGTGCAGCAGATAAACCTCCTAGCAAATGGGAAGTTTATGAGCGAATTTTGCGGATTCCTTACTATGTTGTTTTTAGTCGCTATACTAATGAACTTCGGGCTTTTCAGTTAGTCGGCGGTCACTATGAACCGATTAATTTAGCCCAAGGGCGCTTACTAATGCCAGAGATAGATTTAAGTTTAGGCTTATGGCAAGGTTCATTTCGAGATATTGAAAGGTTGTGGTTAAGGTGGTTCACCTTGGCGGGAGAGTTAATTCCCGCACCCACAGAAGAAGCTGCTGCTGCAACTGAACGAGCTATGATTGCTGAACAAGAAGCTACAGAAGCTAGACAAGAAGCTGCTCAAGCCAAACGAAAAGCGGAACAATTAGCAGAACGTTTGCGTCACTTAGGCGTGAATCCTGATGAACTACAATAA
- the radA gene encoding DNA repair protein RadA translates to MAKAKTFFVCNECGAESPQWFGKCPACGTYNSLEEQISIQSSVDVPSRGGVSGWQSTQTNGKSHAKPAKARASLTFNQITDRQIARWESGYGELDRVLGGGVVPGSMVLIGGDPGIGKSTLLLQVSNQLAQKYRILYVTGEESGQQVKLRASRLGVSKSVNVVNDENPIVVVDATLPIDPDSIGADLYVLPETDLEEILREIDSLKPNVAVIDSIQTVFFPALTSAPGSVAQVRECTAALMKVAKHEDVTMLIVGHVTKEGAIAGPKVLEHLVDTVLYFEGDRFASHRLLRTVKNRFGATHEIGIFEMVADGLREVSNPSELFLGNRDDPAPGTAIVVACEGTRPIVVELQALVSPTSYPSPRRAGTGVDYNRLVQILAVLEKRVGIPMSKLDSYVASAGGLNVEEPAVDLGIAIAIVASFRDRIVDPGTVLIGEVGLGGQVRSVSQMELRLKEAAKLGFKRAIVPKGTKFPDLNIEILPVSKVIDAIIAAIPHQELTADDLEPDEEE, encoded by the coding sequence ATGGCAAAGGCAAAAACCTTTTTTGTGTGTAATGAATGTGGAGCAGAATCGCCCCAATGGTTTGGTAAATGTCCTGCTTGTGGCACTTACAACTCTCTAGAAGAACAAATTTCTATTCAATCCTCAGTAGATGTACCCAGTCGGGGGGGAGTGAGTGGTTGGCAATCAACTCAAACTAATGGTAAATCTCACGCTAAACCAGCTAAAGCGCGAGCCTCTTTAACATTTAACCAAATTACCGATCGCCAAATTGCCCGGTGGGAGTCTGGTTATGGAGAATTGGATCGAGTGCTTGGGGGCGGGGTTGTCCCTGGCTCTATGGTGTTGATTGGCGGCGATCCGGGTATTGGTAAATCGACTTTATTGTTGCAAGTATCAAATCAATTAGCACAGAAATATCGCATCCTTTACGTAACTGGTGAAGAATCGGGACAGCAGGTAAAATTACGAGCTTCTCGTTTGGGAGTATCAAAAAGCGTAAATGTGGTTAATGATGAAAATCCCATTGTGGTAGTAGATGCGACACTTCCCATAGACCCTGACAGTATAGGTGCAGATTTATATGTACTGCCAGAAACAGATTTAGAAGAAATTTTACGGGAAATAGACTCTCTAAAGCCAAACGTGGCGGTGATTGATAGTATCCAAACGGTGTTTTTTCCAGCACTGACTTCTGCACCAGGTTCGGTAGCTCAGGTACGGGAATGTACAGCAGCATTGATGAAGGTAGCGAAGCACGAAGATGTCACTATGCTGATTGTGGGACACGTTACCAAAGAAGGAGCGATCGCAGGGCCAAAAGTTTTAGAACATTTAGTGGATACTGTGTTGTATTTTGAAGGCGATCGCTTTGCCTCCCATCGGTTATTACGGACAGTCAAAAACCGTTTTGGTGCAACTCACGAAATCGGCATCTTTGAAATGGTGGCAGATGGATTGCGAGAAGTCTCCAACCCCTCAGAGCTATTTTTAGGCAACCGTGACGATCCTGCACCTGGTACTGCCATTGTCGTTGCTTGCGAAGGCACTCGTCCGATAGTTGTGGAATTGCAAGCTTTGGTGAGTCCCACCAGCTATCCCTCACCCCGTCGTGCTGGTACTGGCGTAGATTACAACCGCTTGGTGCAAATTCTTGCCGTCTTAGAAAAACGGGTGGGAATTCCCATGTCGAAATTGGATTCCTATGTTGCTTCTGCGGGTGGGTTGAATGTGGAAGAACCTGCGGTAGATTTGGGAATTGCGATCGCGATCGTTGCCAGTTTCCGTGATCGCATAGTTGATCCCGGTACAGTATTAATCGGTGAAGTTGGGCTAGGTGGACAAGTGCGATCGGTTTCCCAAATGGAACTGCGGTTGAAAGAAGCTGCTAAGTTGGGATTTAAACGAGCGATCGTGCCAAAAGGAACAAAATTTCCCGACTTGAATATTGAGATATTACCAGTATCTAAAGTAATAGATGCAATTATCGCTGCTATTCCGCATCAGGAATTGACAGCAGACGATTTAGAACCTGATGAAGAAGAGTAA
- a CDS encoding M48 family metallopeptidase — protein MTRKILTGLSSVAYEHPFDRKALASLQNMPGVSLLLKKINEYGIDRLLRLQSLGSEIRISSRNFPQLHQTFVETCQILDVAPLPELYLFRGTGHIQTYIVGVEKPFVGINLDAMEWLSADELLYVFGHEIARIKSQHMVYHQMAIVMPSLKNLLSSTTLGVGGLVASGMELGLYNWRMMARFTADRAAMLACQDIDIATTTLMKLAGLPDEYLTTAVIEDFLVQAREFASNSFDPVDKFTKILSYTEPGLSWVVMRAGELLKWVDSGEYENVIQHKNLKTPEEAAQKEEEGKTLEEKEGWNFLTSW, from the coding sequence ATGACGAGAAAAATTTTAACTGGACTGAGTTCAGTAGCTTATGAACACCCTTTTGATCGCAAAGCCTTGGCTTCTTTGCAAAATATGCCCGGTGTCTCGCTGTTACTCAAAAAAATTAACGAATACGGCATAGATCGCTTACTCAGACTACAAAGCCTTGGTAGTGAAATCAGAATTTCATCCCGTAATTTTCCCCAATTGCATCAGACATTTGTAGAAACCTGCCAAATTCTTGATGTTGCTCCACTTCCAGAATTGTATCTGTTTCGAGGTACAGGTCACATTCAAACCTACATTGTTGGGGTAGAAAAACCTTTTGTTGGTATAAATTTAGATGCAATGGAGTGGCTTAGTGCAGATGAGTTGCTTTACGTTTTTGGACATGAAATCGCTCGCATCAAGAGTCAGCACATGGTTTATCACCAAATGGCAATTGTTATGCCAAGTTTAAAAAATTTGTTAAGCAGTACCACACTGGGGGTTGGTGGCTTGGTAGCTAGTGGAATGGAACTAGGTTTGTATAATTGGCGGATGATGGCTAGGTTCACTGCTGATCGGGCTGCAATGCTTGCTTGTCAGGATATCGACATAGCAACCACTACACTAATGAAACTCGCGGGTTTGCCAGATGAATACTTGACGACTGCTGTAATCGAAGATTTCCTAGTCCAAGCCCGTGAGTTTGCATCCAATAGCTTTGATCCTGTTGATAAGTTCACCAAAATATTAAGCTATACAGAACCTGGACTTTCGTGGGTAGTTATGCGGGCTGGCGAGTTATTAAAATGGGTTGATTCAGGAGAATATGAGAATGTAATTCAACACAAAAATTTAAAGACACCGGAAGAAGCAGCACAAAAAGAAGAAGAAGGAAAAACACTGGAAGAAAAAGAAGGGTGGAATTTTTTGACTTCTTGGTGA
- the rpaB gene encoding response regulator transcription factor RpaB, protein MESHKEKILVVDDEASIRRILETRLSMIGYDVVTAGDGEEALDIFRKTDPDLVVLDVMMPKLDGYGVCQELRKESDVPIIMLTALGDVADRITGLELGADDYVVKPFSPKELEARIRSVLRRVDKNGASGIPSSGVIHVANIKIDTNKRQVYKGDERIRLTGMEFSLLELLVSRSGEAFSRSEILQEVWGYTPERHVDTRVVDVHISRLRAKLEDDPSNPELILTARGTGYLFQRIIEPGEE, encoded by the coding sequence TTGGAAAGTCATAAAGAAAAAATCTTGGTGGTAGACGACGAAGCCAGCATTCGCCGGATTTTGGAAACGCGCCTTTCCATGATTGGCTACGATGTAGTGACGGCTGGCGACGGGGAAGAAGCATTAGATATTTTTCGTAAAACTGATCCTGACCTGGTAGTTTTGGATGTAATGATGCCAAAGCTAGACGGCTATGGTGTATGTCAAGAATTACGAAAAGAATCAGATGTCCCCATTATTATGCTAACAGCCTTGGGAGACGTGGCCGATCGCATCACTGGTCTAGAATTGGGTGCTGATGACTACGTAGTTAAACCATTTTCCCCCAAAGAGTTAGAAGCTCGAATTCGCTCAGTGTTGCGGCGGGTAGACAAAAACGGTGCTTCTGGTATTCCCAGTTCTGGGGTAATCCATGTCGCTAACATTAAAATCGATACGAATAAGCGACAAGTCTACAAAGGCGATGAGCGGATTCGATTGACCGGCATGGAGTTCAGCTTACTAGAGTTGTTAGTCAGTCGCTCTGGAGAAGCTTTTTCTCGTTCAGAAATTTTGCAGGAAGTTTGGGGTTACACACCAGAGCGCCATGTTGATACCCGCGTAGTGGATGTTCATATATCCCGCTTGCGAGCAAAGTTAGAAGATGATCCTAGCAACCCAGAATTGATTCTGACAGCACGAGGTACTGGTTATCTTTTCCAGCGAATTATTGAACCAGGGGAGGAGTGA